Proteins from a genomic interval of Pseudomonas silesiensis:
- a CDS encoding CheW domain-containing protein, with amino-acid sequence MNRPVKITSRPQLALQSYLDSLLMDATDELTADVETLPEVVEDDSALDEFQAAVLEEQARDAQVVPVPLASIPVTVIEAPAPDATLSAPLQTLVPPLVEVHQASGATPPTIETNGRPSWAAEPFECLLFDVAGLTLAVPLVCLGSIYSLTGHELTPLFGQPEWFLGILPSQAGNLKVLDTARWVMPDRYRDDFRQGLQYVISVQGYEWALAVHQVSRSLRLDPNEIKWRSHRGQRPWLAGTVIEHMCALLDVAELAELIASGGAKHMDGNKPARQPT; translated from the coding sequence GTGAATCGGCCGGTAAAGATCACTTCTCGTCCGCAACTGGCGCTGCAGTCCTATCTGGACAGCTTGCTGATGGACGCGACCGACGAACTCACGGCGGACGTCGAAACGCTCCCCGAAGTGGTCGAGGACGACAGTGCGCTGGATGAATTCCAGGCGGCGGTGCTTGAAGAGCAAGCCCGTGATGCGCAGGTCGTGCCAGTGCCATTGGCTTCGATCCCGGTGACCGTGATCGAAGCGCCAGCACCGGATGCCACCCTATCCGCGCCGTTGCAAACCCTGGTCCCACCACTAGTCGAAGTCCATCAAGCTTCCGGCGCCACGCCGCCAACGATTGAAACAAACGGTCGCCCTTCATGGGCCGCCGAGCCATTCGAATGCCTGTTGTTCGATGTCGCCGGGTTGACCCTGGCGGTGCCGCTGGTGTGCCTGGGTTCGATCTATTCGTTGACCGGTCACGAACTGACACCCCTGTTCGGTCAACCGGAGTGGTTCCTCGGGATCCTGCCAAGCCAGGCCGGCAACCTGAAGGTGCTCGATACCGCGCGCTGGGTCATGCCCGATCGTTACCGCGACGATTTCCGCCAGGGCCTGCAATACGTCATTTCGGTGCAAGGCTATGAGTGGGCGCTGGCGGTGCATCAGGTCAGCCGTTCGTTGCGCCTGGACCCGAACGAAATCAAATGGCGCAGCCACCGCGGTCAACGGCCATGGCTGGCAGGCACGGTGATCGAACACATGTGTGCGCTGCTCGACGTTGCCGAACTGGCCGAGTTGATCGCCAGCGGTGGGGCAAAACACATGGACGGCAACAAGCCGGCGCGTCAACCGACATAA
- the fliA gene encoding RNA polymerase sigma factor FliA: MTASGYNFYKQSARDAQYELIERYAPLVKRIAYHLLARLPASVQVEDLIQAGMIGLLEVSTKYDASKGASFETYAGIRIRGAMLDEVRKGDWAPRSVHRNTRMVSDAIRSIEAKTGRDAKDHEVAAELQLSLDDYYGILNDTLGSRLFSFDDLLQDGEHEGLHEDGASAHPEPSRDLEDDRFQAALADAIANLPERERLVLALYYDEELNLKEIGEVLGVSESRVSQLHSQCAARLRARLGEWRAR, from the coding sequence ATGACAGCCAGTGGCTACAACTTTTACAAGCAGTCGGCACGTGACGCGCAGTACGAGCTGATCGAGCGTTACGCGCCACTGGTCAAACGCATTGCTTACCACTTGCTGGCGCGTCTGCCGGCCAGTGTCCAGGTCGAAGACCTGATCCAGGCCGGGATGATCGGCCTGCTGGAAGTGTCGACCAAATATGACGCCAGCAAAGGCGCCAGCTTCGAGACGTACGCGGGCATTCGAATCCGCGGCGCGATGCTCGATGAGGTGCGCAAGGGGGACTGGGCGCCACGTTCGGTCCACCGCAATACCCGCATGGTCAGCGACGCGATTCGCTCGATTGAAGCTAAAACCGGGCGCGACGCTAAAGATCACGAAGTTGCGGCCGAACTCCAATTGAGTCTCGACGATTATTACGGGATTTTGAACGACACCCTGGGCAGCCGGCTGTTCAGTTTCGACGATCTGTTGCAGGACGGCGAACACGAAGGGCTGCACGAGGATGGCGCGAGTGCACATCCGGAGCCTTCACGGGATCTGGAAGATGATCGCTTCCAGGCGGCGCTGGCGGATGCGATTGCCAATTTGCCTGAGCGTGAGCGACTGGTGTTGGCGCTGTACTACGACGAAGAGCTGAATCTCAAGGAAATCGGCGAGGTCCTGGGGGTCAGCGAATCCCGGGTCAGCCAGTTGCATAGCCAGTGCGCGGCCCGTTTGCGGGCGCGTTTGGGGGAGTGGCGAGCGCGCTGA
- a CDS encoding chemotaxis response regulator CheY has protein sequence MKILIVDDFSTMRRIIKNLLRDLGFTNTVEADDGTTAIPMLNSGSIDFLVTDWNMPGMTGIDLLRHVRADEKLKHLPVLMVTAEAKREQIIEAAQAGVNGYVVKPFTAQALKEKIEKIFERIG, from the coding sequence ATGAAAATCCTCATCGTTGATGACTTCTCAACGATGCGGCGGATCATAAAAAACCTGTTGCGTGACCTTGGGTTCACCAACACGGTCGAGGCGGATGATGGCACCACTGCCATTCCGATGCTCAACAGCGGCAGCATCGACTTTCTGGTCACCGACTGGAACATGCCAGGCATGACCGGCATCGATCTGCTGCGCCACGTGCGCGCCGATGAGAAGCTCAAGCACCTGCCGGTGCTGATGGTGACCGCTGAAGCCAAGCGCGAGCAGATCATCGAAGCGGCCCAGGCCGGTGTTAACGGCTATGTGGTCAAACCCTTCACGGCCCAAGCGCTGAAAGAAAAAATCGAGAAGATTTTCGAACGCATTGGTTGA
- a CDS encoding chemotaxis protein CheA, with the protein MSFGADEEILQDFLVEAGEILEQLSEQLVELESRPDDADLLNAIFRGFHTVKGGAGFLQLHELVECCHIAENVFDILRKGERRVDSELMDVVLEALDAVNGMFTEVRERSPVTAATPELLAALARLAEPQSTDQAAPAAAVAPVADSPSDDITDNEFEQLLDSLNAVKAQAEAAPCAPAPVSGNAAASDEITDAEFESLLDQLHGKGRFAVDAVVAPAAPAAPATPATPKAAGDSSDITDEEFEALLDQLHGKGNFAVEALESAIASAPVPAAPTAAAVGSDLISDHEFEALLDELHGKGKFSEIGTATGASAPVATPLAKAAAPQSVAKAAEPKAPEPKAEAAKAAPAPVRAPAAPPPEKPASEAETTVRVDTARLDEIMNMVGELVLVRNRLVRLGANSADEAMSKAVSNLDVVTADLQTAVMKTRMQPIKKVFGRFPRLVRDLARQLKKEINLELVGEETDLDKNLVEALADPLVHLVRNAVDHGIESPEEREAAGKSRGGKVILAAEQEGDHILLSISDDGKGMDPNVLRAIAVKRGVMDKDAAERLSDTECYNLIFAPGFSTKTEISDVSGRGVGMDVVKTKISQLNGSINIYSAKGQGSKIVIKVPLTLAIMPTLMVMLANQAFAFPLVNVNEIFHLDLSRTNVVDGQEVVIVRDKALPLFYLKRWLVRSAAHEEQREGHVVILTVGTQRIGFVVDQLVGQEEVVIKPLGKMLQGTPGMSGATITGDGRIALILDVPSMLKRYATRRI; encoded by the coding sequence ATGAGCTTCGGCGCCGATGAAGAGATCCTTCAGGATTTCCTGGTTGAGGCCGGCGAGATTCTTGAGCAACTGTCCGAACAACTGGTCGAGCTTGAAAGCCGACCGGATGATGCAGACTTGCTCAATGCAATTTTTCGCGGTTTTCACACTGTAAAAGGAGGCGCCGGCTTCCTCCAGCTCCACGAGCTGGTGGAGTGCTGTCACATCGCCGAGAACGTGTTCGACATCCTGCGCAAGGGTGAACGTCGCGTCGACTCGGAACTGATGGACGTGGTTCTTGAAGCCCTGGACGCGGTGAACGGCATGTTCACCGAGGTCCGCGAACGCAGCCCGGTCACGGCGGCCACGCCTGAGTTGCTGGCGGCCCTGGCGCGTCTGGCCGAGCCGCAGTCGACCGACCAGGCGGCACCGGCTGCGGCCGTGGCGCCTGTGGCTGACAGCCCGTCGGATGACATCACCGACAATGAATTCGAACAGTTGCTGGACTCGCTGAACGCGGTCAAGGCGCAGGCCGAAGCGGCGCCTTGCGCGCCGGCACCGGTCAGCGGCAATGCCGCGGCCAGCGATGAAATCACCGATGCCGAGTTCGAGTCATTGCTCGATCAGTTGCACGGCAAAGGCCGGTTCGCCGTCGATGCAGTGGTTGCGCCCGCCGCGCCTGCAGCGCCCGCGACCCCGGCCACGCCGAAAGCGGCAGGCGACAGCTCCGACATCACCGACGAAGAATTCGAAGCACTGCTCGATCAGCTGCACGGCAAGGGCAACTTCGCGGTCGAAGCGCTGGAGTCGGCGATTGCGTCGGCTCCGGTCCCGGCTGCGCCAACGGCCGCAGCGGTGGGCAGCGATCTGATCTCCGATCACGAGTTCGAAGCGCTGCTCGACGAACTTCACGGCAAGGGCAAGTTTTCGGAAATCGGCACCGCGACCGGCGCCAGTGCGCCGGTGGCCACACCGCTCGCCAAGGCAGCAGCGCCTCAATCGGTCGCCAAAGCCGCCGAGCCAAAAGCCCCCGAGCCAAAAGCCGAAGCAGCGAAGGCCGCCCCGGCGCCTGTGCGTGCACCTGCGGCGCCACCGCCTGAGAAACCCGCCAGCGAAGCCGAGACCACCGTGCGGGTCGACACCGCGCGGCTCGATGAAATCATGAACATGGTCGGCGAGTTGGTGCTGGTGCGTAACCGCCTGGTCCGCCTGGGGGCCAACAGCGCCGATGAGGCCATGTCCAAGGCCGTGTCGAACCTCGACGTGGTCACGGCCGACCTGCAGACCGCGGTCATGAAGACCCGGATGCAACCGATCAAGAAGGTCTTCGGACGCTTCCCGCGCCTGGTCCGCGACCTGGCACGCCAGCTCAAGAAAGAGATCAACCTGGAGCTGGTCGGCGAAGAAACCGACCTCGACAAGAACCTGGTCGAGGCCCTGGCCGATCCGCTGGTCCACCTGGTGCGCAACGCCGTCGACCACGGCATCGAATCGCCGGAAGAACGCGAGGCCGCGGGCAAGTCCCGGGGCGGCAAGGTGATACTCGCGGCCGAGCAGGAAGGCGACCACATCCTGCTGTCGATCTCCGATGACGGCAAAGGCATGGACCCGAACGTGCTGCGCGCCATCGCGGTAAAACGCGGGGTGATGGACAAGGACGCGGCCGAGCGCCTGAGCGATACCGAGTGCTACAACCTGATTTTCGCCCCGGGGTTCTCGACCAAGACCGAGATCTCCGACGTGTCGGGTCGTGGCGTGGGCATGGACGTGGTGAAAACCAAGATTTCCCAGCTCAACGGCTCGATCAACATCTACTCGGCCAAGGGCCAGGGCTCGAAGATCGTCATCAAGGTGCCGCTGACCCTGGCGATCATGCCGACGCTGATGGTCATGCTGGCCAACCAGGCGTTCGCCTTCCCGCTGGTGAACGTCAACGAGATCTTCCACCTCGACCTGTCGCGCACCAACGTGGTGGACGGTCAGGAAGTGGTGATCGTGCGCGACAAGGCGCTGCCACTGTTCTACCTCAAGCGCTGGCTGGTCCGCTCCGCCGCTCACGAAGAGCAGCGTGAAGGCCATGTGGTGATCCTGACTGTGGGCACCCAGCGGATCGGCTTCGTCGTCGATCAACTGGTGGGCCAGGAAGAAGTGGTCATCAAGCCATTGGGCAAAATGCTCCAGGGAACCCCGGGCATGTCGGGCGCCACCATCACCGGTGACGGCCGCATTGCGCTGATTCTCGATGTTCCGAGCATGCTCAAGCGTTACGCCACGCGGCGTATTTGA
- the fleN gene encoding flagellar synthesis regulator FleN, translating to MGSMHPVQVIAVTGGKGGVGKTNVSVNLSLALAELGRRVMLLDADLGLANVDVLLGLTPKRTLADVIEGRCELRDVLLQGPGGIRIVPAASGTQSMVHLSPAQHAGLIQAFSDIGDNLDVLVIDTAAGIGESVVSFVRAAQEVLLVVCDEPTSITDAYALIKLLNRDYGMNRFRVLANMAQSPQEGRNLFAKLTKVTDRFLDVALQYVGAVPYDESVRKAVQKQRAVYEAFPRSKCSLAFKAIAQKVDTWPLPANPRGHLEFFVERLVQQTAGPVL from the coding sequence ATGGGCAGCATGCATCCCGTACAGGTGATCGCGGTGACCGGCGGCAAAGGTGGCGTCGGGAAAACTAACGTGTCAGTGAACTTGTCCCTGGCTCTCGCCGAGCTCGGCCGGCGCGTCATGTTGCTGGACGCCGATCTGGGGCTGGCGAACGTCGACGTCCTGCTGGGACTGACACCCAAACGTACCCTGGCCGACGTGATCGAAGGCCGCTGCGAGCTGCGCGACGTTTTGTTGCAAGGCCCCGGCGGCATTCGTATCGTGCCGGCCGCGTCCGGCACGCAGAGCATGGTGCATCTGAGCCCGGCGCAGCATGCCGGCCTGATCCAGGCTTTCAGCGACATCGGCGATAACCTCGACGTATTGGTGATCGACACCGCGGCGGGCATTGGTGAGTCGGTCGTCAGTTTCGTTCGCGCCGCCCAGGAAGTGTTGCTGGTGGTCTGCGACGAACCGACCTCGATCACCGACGCCTACGCCCTGATCAAGTTGCTCAATCGCGACTACGGCATGAACCGCTTCCGCGTCCTGGCCAACATGGCCCAGAGCCCGCAGGAAGGTCGCAACCTGTTCGCCAAGTTGACCAAGGTCACCGATCGTTTCCTCGACGTCGCCTTGCAATACGTCGGCGCCGTGCCGTACGACGAAAGCGTGCGCAAGGCCGTGCAGAAGCAGCGCGCGGTCTATGAGGCCTTCCCGCGTTCCAAGTGCTCGCTGGCTTTCAAGGCGATTGCACAGAAGGTCGATACCTGGCCGCTGCCGGCCAACCCCCGCGGGCACCTGGAGTTTTTCGTCGAACGCCTGGTGCAACAAACCGCAGGACCGGTGCTATGA
- the motD gene encoding flagellar motor protein MotD: protein MARRRQPEEPVNRERWLVSYADFITLLFAFFVVMYSISSVNEGKYKVISEALIGVFNDADRALQPIPVGDERPKTVTPAKPLVKDSEQIDAGIAQAASDPLKSIADDISAAFGDLISSSQMTVRGNELWVEIELNSSLLFGSGDAMPSDIAFNIIDKVAAILKPFDNPVHVEGFTDDRPIRTAQYPTNWELSSARSASIVRMLAMQGVNPGRLASVGYGEFQPVANNATAEGRARNRRVVLVVSRNLDIRRSLTGTGSANAKPDAALKRAGTQTAPTPIKSPGRESAVNSPSPALIR, encoded by the coding sequence ATGGCTCGTCGCCGGCAACCTGAAGAACCGGTCAATCGCGAACGCTGGCTGGTGTCCTATGCGGACTTCATCACCTTGCTGTTCGCCTTTTTCGTGGTGATGTACTCGATCTCTTCGGTCAACGAAGGCAAGTACAAGGTCATTTCCGAAGCGTTGATCGGGGTCTTCAACGACGCTGATCGCGCGCTCCAGCCGATTCCCGTCGGCGACGAACGACCGAAGACCGTGACCCCGGCCAAGCCGCTGGTGAAAGACAGCGAGCAAATCGACGCAGGCATCGCCCAGGCCGCCAGCGATCCGCTGAAAAGCATCGCCGATGACATCAGCGCGGCATTCGGCGACCTGATCAGCTCCAGCCAGATGACCGTGCGCGGCAACGAGTTGTGGGTTGAAATCGAGCTCAATTCCAGCCTGTTGTTCGGCAGCGGCGACGCCATGCCCAGCGACATCGCGTTCAACATTATCGACAAGGTCGCCGCGATCCTGAAGCCGTTCGATAATCCGGTTCACGTCGAAGGATTCACCGACGATCGTCCGATCCGCACCGCGCAATACCCGACCAACTGGGAGCTGTCCTCGGCCCGGTCGGCGAGCATCGTGCGCATGCTGGCGATGCAGGGGGTGAACCCCGGTCGTCTGGCGTCGGTGGGTTACGGCGAGTTCCAGCCCGTGGCCAACAACGCGACCGCCGAGGGCCGGGCGCGCAACCGTCGCGTGGTGCTGGTGGTGTCGCGAAATCTCGATATACGTCGCAGCCTGACCGGTACCGGATCCGCCAATGCCAAACCGGATGCCGCCTTGAAGCGTGCTGGCACACAAACTGCACCGACCCCGATCAAGTCGCCGGGACGAGAGAGTGCCGTCAATTCTCCGTCACCCGCATTAATACGCTGA
- a CDS encoding chemotaxis protein CheW, with amino-acid sequence MNDKAAAAKGSEDPILQWVTFKLDNETYGINVMRVQEVLRYTEIAPVPGAPSYVLGIINLRGNVVTVIDTRQRFGLMNAEISDNTRIVIIEADKQVVGIMVDSVAEVVYLRQSEIETAPNVGNDESAKFIQGVCNKNNELLILVELDKMMSEEEWSDLENI; translated from the coding sequence ATGAATGACAAGGCTGCGGCTGCAAAGGGTTCCGAAGATCCGATCCTGCAATGGGTAACCTTCAAGCTGGACAACGAAACCTACGGCATCAACGTGATGCGCGTTCAGGAAGTCCTGCGCTACACCGAAATCGCCCCGGTCCCGGGTGCCCCGAGCTATGTGCTGGGCATCATCAACCTGCGCGGCAACGTGGTCACCGTGATCGACACCCGTCAGCGCTTCGGCCTGATGAACGCCGAGATCAGCGACAACACCCGCATCGTCATCATCGAAGCCGACAAGCAAGTGGTCGGGATCATGGTCGACAGCGTGGCCGAAGTGGTTTATCTGCGCCAGTCGGAAATCGAAACCGCGCCTAACGTCGGTAACGACGAGTCCGCCAAGTTCATTCAAGGCGTGTGCAACAAGAACAACGAATTGCTGATCCTGGTCGAACTGGACAAGATGATGAGCGAAGAAGAATGGTCGGACCTGGAGAACATCTGA
- a CDS encoding protein-glutamate methylesterase/protein-glutamine glutaminase, whose translation MAVKVLVVDDSGFFRRRVSEILSADPNIQVVGTATNGKEAIDQALALKPDVITMDYEMPMMDGITAVRHIMQRCPTPVLMFSSLTHEGARVTLDALDAGAVDFLPKNFEDISRNPEKVKQLLCEKILSISRSNRRASTYSTYSAPAPVAAPAPAPTPAPSSVSSYGSSAPARPAPAPIPARTPAPASSSPAPRRKAYKLVAIGTSTGGPVALQRVLTQLPANFPAPIVLIQHMPAAFTKAFAERLDKLCRIHVKEAEDGDILRPGLALLAPGGKQMMVDGRGAVKILPGDERLNYRPCVDITFGSAAKSYGDKVLAVVLTGMGADGREGARLLKQSGSSIWAQDEASCVIYGMPMAIVKAELADAVYGLDEIGKHLVEACI comes from the coding sequence ATGGCAGTCAAAGTCCTGGTGGTGGATGATTCGGGGTTTTTCCGCCGCCGCGTCTCGGAAATTCTTTCAGCCGATCCGAATATCCAGGTCGTCGGCACGGCGACCAACGGCAAAGAGGCAATCGATCAGGCGCTGGCCCTCAAGCCGGACGTGATCACTATGGACTACGAGATGCCGATGATGGATGGCATCACCGCCGTGCGGCATATCATGCAACGCTGTCCGACCCCGGTGTTGATGTTCTCCTCGCTCACCCATGAAGGCGCCCGGGTCACCCTGGATGCGCTGGACGCCGGCGCGGTGGATTTCCTGCCGAAGAATTTCGAAGACATCTCGCGCAACCCGGAGAAGGTCAAGCAACTGCTGTGCGAGAAGATTCTGAGCATCTCGCGCAGTAATCGTCGTGCCAGCACCTACAGCACCTACAGCGCCCCGGCGCCGGTCGCCGCGCCAGCGCCAGCCCCGACACCTGCGCCTTCGAGCGTCAGCAGTTACGGCAGTAGCGCGCCGGCGCGTCCGGCCCCGGCACCCATTCCGGCGCGAACGCCTGCCCCGGCATCGTCGTCGCCAGCACCCAGGCGTAAAGCCTACAAACTGGTCGCCATCGGCACGTCCACCGGCGGCCCGGTTGCCCTGCAGCGGGTGCTGACCCAGTTGCCGGCCAACTTCCCGGCACCGATCGTGTTGATCCAGCACATGCCGGCGGCCTTCACCAAGGCATTCGCCGAGCGGCTGGACAAGCTCTGCCGCATCCACGTCAAGGAAGCCGAGGATGGCGACATCCTGCGTCCGGGGCTCGCACTGCTGGCCCCGGGTGGCAAGCAGATGATGGTCGACGGCCGTGGCGCGGTGAAAATCCTTCCGGGTGACGAACGCCTGAACTACCGTCCGTGCGTGGACATCACCTTCGGTTCGGCCGCCAAGTCCTACGGCGACAAAGTTCTGGCGGTGGTATTGACCGGCATGGGCGCAGACGGGCGCGAAGGCGCACGGCTGCTCAAGCAGAGCGGCAGCTCGATCTGGGCTCAGGATGAAGCCAGCTGCGTGATCTACGGCATGCCGATGGCCATCGTCAAAGCCGAACTGGCCGATGCGGTGTATGGCCTGGACGAGATTGGCAAGCATCTGGTCGAGGCGTGCATCTGA
- a CDS encoding protein phosphatase CheZ — protein MEHKESSQGDFESTLKKHAVELVESLEKGKFGDAVQLIHELNQTRDRGLYREVGKLTRELHSAIVNFQIDPHMPQAEEVSQITDATERLGYVVRLTEAAANRTMDLVENATPLVNSLSNEAQALSTDWGRFMRREVGAEEFRELARRVDGFLTRSSADNRIVSSNLNDILLAQDYQDLTGQVIKRVTQLVTEVESNLLKLVLMASQVDRFAGIEHDREAMRAEKDPQKQLSQGEGPQIHADKREDVVSGQDDVDDLLSSLGF, from the coding sequence ATGGAGCATAAAGAATCTTCACAGGGCGATTTCGAGTCGACCCTGAAAAAACACGCGGTCGAACTGGTCGAAAGCCTTGAAAAAGGCAAGTTCGGCGACGCGGTGCAACTGATCCATGAGCTCAACCAGACCCGTGACCGCGGCCTTTATCGGGAAGTGGGCAAGCTCACCCGCGAGCTGCACAGCGCGATCGTCAATTTCCAGATTGACCCGCACATGCCGCAAGCCGAGGAAGTGTCCCAGATCACCGACGCCACCGAGCGCCTGGGCTACGTGGTCAGGCTGACCGAAGCCGCGGCCAACCGCACCATGGACCTGGTAGAGAACGCCACGCCGCTGGTCAACAGCCTGAGCAACGAAGCCCAGGCGCTGAGCACGGACTGGGGGCGCTTCATGCGTCGCGAAGTCGGGGCTGAAGAGTTCCGCGAACTGGCCCGGCGGGTCGACGGTTTCCTGACACGCAGCAGCGCCGACAACCGCATTGTGTCGAGCAACCTCAACGATATCCTGCTCGCCCAGGATTATCAGGACCTCACCGGTCAAGTGATCAAGCGTGTGACTCAATTGGTCACCGAAGTTGAAAGCAACCTGCTCAAACTCGTGCTGATGGCCAGTCAGGTGGACCGCTTTGCGGGCATCGAACATGACCGTGAAGCGATGCGGGCAGAAAAAGATCCGCAAAAACAGCTCTCTCAGGGTGAAGGTCCGCAGATTCATGCCGATAAAAGAGAAGACGTTGTGTCCGGTCAGGACGATGTGGACGATTTGCTTTCCAGCCTTGGATTTTAA
- a CDS encoding flagellar motor protein — translation MDVLSLIGIIMAFVAIIGGNYLEGGHLGALANGPAALIVIGGTVGAALLQSPMSAFKRALQILVWILFPPRVDLAGGIDRVVGWSLTARKEGLLGLEGVADAEPDSYSRKGLQLLVDGAEPEAIRSILEVDFYTQESRDVEAAKVFESMGGYAPTIGIIGAVMGLIHVMGNLADPSQLGSGIAVAFVATIYGVASANLILLPIAAKLKSVALRQSRYREMLLEGILSIAEGENPRSIELKLHGFMD, via the coding sequence ATGGATGTACTGAGCCTGATCGGGATCATCATGGCATTTGTCGCGATCATCGGCGGCAACTACCTTGAAGGCGGTCACCTCGGCGCATTGGCCAACGGCCCGGCGGCATTGATTGTCATCGGCGGGACCGTCGGGGCGGCGCTGCTGCAGTCGCCGATGAGCGCGTTCAAGCGGGCCCTGCAGATTCTGGTCTGGATTTTGTTCCCGCCGCGGGTGGATCTGGCGGGCGGTATCGATCGCGTGGTGGGCTGGAGCCTGACCGCGCGCAAGGAAGGTCTGCTCGGCCTGGAAGGGGTGGCCGACGCCGAACCCGACAGCTACTCGCGCAAAGGCCTGCAACTGCTGGTGGACGGCGCCGAGCCGGAGGCGATTCGCAGCATTCTGGAGGTGGATTTCTACACCCAGGAAAGCCGTGACGTCGAGGCCGCCAAAGTCTTCGAAAGCATGGGCGGCTACGCGCCGACCATCGGCATCATCGGTGCAGTGATGGGCCTGATTCACGTGATGGGCAACCTGGCCGATCCGTCACAATTGGGCAGCGGCATTGCCGTGGCCTTCGTCGCCACCATCTACGGCGTGGCCAGTGCCAACCTGATCCTGCTGCCGATTGCCGCCAAGCTCAAGTCCGTCGCCCTGCGCCAGTCGCGATATCGCGAAATGCTGCTCGAAGGCATCCTGTCGATCGCCGAAGGTGAAAACCCTCGCTCTATCGAGTTGAAGCTTCACGGCTTCATGGATTGA
- a CDS encoding ParA family protein, producing MRVWAVANQKGGVGKTTSSIALAGLLAEAGKRVVVVDLDPHGSMTSYFGYDPDRLEHSVYDLFLHKGSVPAGLPGQLLLSTSHEHISLLPSSTALATLERQSPGQSGLGLVIAKSLAQLWQDFDYAVIDSPPLLGVLMVNALAASQQLVIPVQTEHLAVKGLERMVSTLTMINRSRKQALPFSIVPTLYDRRTQASIGTLRLLRDMYPEEIWQGHIPVDTRLRDASRAGMTPSQFDSKSRGVLAYRALLKHLLAAQLVPQVA from the coding sequence ATGAGAGTCTGGGCAGTCGCCAATCAAAAAGGTGGTGTCGGTAAAACCACTTCCTCCATCGCTTTAGCCGGGTTACTGGCCGAGGCGGGCAAGCGCGTGGTCGTGGTCGATCTCGACCCCCATGGCTCCATGACCAGTTACTTCGGTTATGACCCCGATCGCCTGGAACACAGCGTCTACGATCTGTTCCTGCACAAGGGCAGCGTGCCCGCGGGTTTACCCGGTCAGCTGTTGTTGTCCACCAGTCATGAACACATTTCGTTGTTGCCGTCGAGCACCGCACTGGCGACCCTCGAGCGCCAGTCGCCGGGCCAGAGCGGCCTGGGCCTGGTGATTGCCAAGAGCCTGGCGCAGTTGTGGCAGGACTTCGATTACGCCGTGATCGACAGCCCGCCGTTGCTCGGCGTGCTGATGGTCAATGCCTTGGCGGCGAGCCAGCAGCTGGTGATCCCGGTACAGACCGAGCACCTGGCGGTCAAAGGCCTGGAGCGCATGGTCAGCACGCTGACGATGATCAACCGTTCACGCAAACAGGCGCTGCCGTTCAGCATCGTGCCGACCTTGTACGATCGCCGCACCCAGGCTTCCATCGGGACGCTACGGTTGTTGCGCGACATGTACCCGGAGGAAATCTGGCAGGGCCACATCCCGGTCGACACCCGCTTGCGGGACGCCAGCCGTGCCGGCATGACACCTTCGCAATTCGACAGCAAGAGCCGTGGCGTCCTCGCTTACCGCGCCCTGCTCAAGCACCTGTTGGCGGCACAACTTGTCCCGCAGGTGGCCTGA